In the Armatimonadota bacterium genome, CCACATTGCGGTTCAAGTCTGGCGAAACCGTCGTTATGGGCGGGCTGCTGAAGGACGAGGACGTCACCTCGGTCGAGAGGACCCCGCTGCTCTCCAAAATCCCCCTTCTTGGCGAGATTTTCACGCATCGCAAGAAGACCAAAACCTCGTCGCAGGTGATCATCTCGATCACGCCGACCATCCTTCCCGGCCAAGGCAAATGAATCTCGATCGCTCAATAGGCGACATTTTTGTCGAAGAGGGCTATGTCTCGCGGGACGAGCTGGAGGATATCCTCCGCTCACGCACCGACACCACCGAGCCTTTGGGCTCGCTCCTCGTGCGTCTGGGCAAGGTCACCGAGAAGCAGAAGCTGAAGTGTCTCGGCCTGCAGATGGGCATTCCGTTCCTGGACCTGGCCCGAATGGACCTTGACAGCCACGTCGCGCGGCGCATTCCACACGCCGTTGCGCTGCGCCTCTTGTCCATCCCGATCGAACTCACCGAAGTGGCGGCCACGATCGCCATGGTGAACCCGCTCGACCTCTCAGCGATCGACGAGCTCACGGCGGCACTACAAGTGGACGTCGACCCGGTGCTTTGCACCGAGGAGGACGTCCGCGATGCGATCTATCGCAGCTACGGCGCCTACGATGACCTCGGCGAGATTATCGGTGAAGCGATTCGCGGGGTCGAATCGGAAGGAGTCAAGATCTCGGGAGCCGGCGCAGAGGACGAGGACGAGGACGACAAGGTCAACGTCATCGAGCTCAAGGAGGTCGTAGAAGGCGCCCCCGTCGTCAAGCTGGCGAACGCTCTGATGACGCGCGCCATCACGATGCGGGCCAGCGACATCCATATCGAGCCGTTTCAGCGCCGCGTGCGCGTACGCTTTCGCGTGGACGGCCTGCTTCAAGAGGTCATGTCCGTCCCAAAGGACCTCCAATACGCCTTGGCCTCCCGCATCAAGATCATCGCGGGACTCGATATCGCCGAGCGCCGGATGCCACAAGACGGGCGATTCACTCTCATTGCCAGCGGCGCTTCCTTCGATTTTCGCGTGTCCACCTACCCTTGCAGTTACGGCGAGAACGTGGTCATTCGAATCCTGGACAAGAGCGCTGCGCTGCTCGATATAAACAAGTTGGGGATCGCCGACACGGCGCTCAAGACGTTCGTTCGGCGAATTGAAGAGCCCCAGGGCTGCGTACTGGTGAGTGGGCCCACGGGCTCCGGAAAGACCACCACGCTCTACGCCGGCGTGAACCACCTGAACGCCATCCATCGTAACATCATCACGATTGAGGACCCGGTCGAATATCAGATCGATGGCACTGTTCAGGGCAACGTCAACCCCAAAGCGGGGGTCACGTTCGCAACCGGACTGCGCTCAATTCTCAGGCAAGACCCGGACGTCATCCTGGTCGGTGAAATCCGCGACGCCGAAACGGCTTCCATCGCTGTGGAAGCCTCCCTTACCGGCCACCTAGTGCTCTCCAGCATCCACGCCAACGATTCGGCCGCCTCACTGACGCGCCTGGCGGACATGGGCGTCGAGCCGTTTCTGATGGCTTCGAGCGTGACGTGCAGCGTTGCCCAGCGACTGGTGAGGATGGTGTGCCCGAAGTGCAGGGAGAAGTACAAACCCAGCCCGGAAGCCATCGCTCGGCTTGGCCTGCCGATGGACGCCACCTACGCTCGGGGCCGAGGGTGCGAGGCGTGCTCCAAGACGGGATTCAGAGGGCGGCTTGGAATTTACGAAGTGATGGACATGACGCCTCCCATTCGCAAGCTGCTTCTCTCGGGAGCGCACGCCACAGAGGTTCGAGAACTCGCCACGAAAGAGGGCATGCAGACCCTGCGCGAAGATGCGGCCAACAAGATTCTGGAAGGGCTGACCACGATTGAAGAGGTCATTCGTGGAACCGCAGAGGCCTAAGAGATAATTATGCAAGCCTATCGCTATAAAGGAGTCGATTTGTCCGGAGCCAAGGTCTCCGGCGAGATCCAGGCGGCCTCGATGGAGGAAGCCGAGAGGAAGCTGGCAGCCAAGGACGTGACGATCATCGCGGTCTTCCCGCTGACGCTACGGTCAAAAGGCACCTCGGAAGCCCCAAAGCCAGGCGAGAAGCCAGCAAAGAAGGCCAAAGAAGCTGAGGTTGCCGCCGCGCTGCGAGACTTGGCCGTGATGTCGGAAACCGGCGTGCCGTTCGTCGAGGCGCTGGAGGCAGTGGCTGCGTCCTCATCCTCGCCGATCATCAGAGAGGGCTTCCACAAGCTGCGCCTGGACATCGTGCAAGGCGCGGGGCTCGCCGACGCGATGCGGAACGTCCAGGGCCTCTTTCCCGACATCGTCTGCGAACTGGTTCAGGTCGCCGAAGAAGGCGGCCGCCTCGATCGTGCGCTGCATAGCGCTTCATCCTACGTGGAACGCTCTGCGGAGCTTCGCCGGAAAGTCATGAACGCGATGCTCTACCCAGTAGTGCTCACGGGCATCTCGTTCCTCGCGATGGTCGTGCTCTTCTGCTTCGTTCTTCCGAAGTTCGGGGGCATCTTCAAATCGATGAAGGCGGATGTGCCTGCGACCACGACGTTTCTGCTGGGCGTCGGCGAGTATCTTCGCTCCCATCCGCTCTTCGTACTCGGAGGTTTGGTTGCTGTCTTCTTCGCTGTTCGGACCGTAATGAAGACCCCTGCGGGCAAGGCCACGCTCTCGCGAATGATCCTAAAGGCCCCCCTGATCGGCGACCTCTCACGAAAGCTGGCTCTTTCCCGGTCGTTCCAATCCATCGGCACGCTGCTTTCCTGCAACGTTTCGCTCATGTCGGCACTGGAACACGGCGCCCGCGTCTCCGGCAACGCAATGATCTCGAACGCGCTGACCTCCGTCCGCGATAGCGTCGAACACGGCGCGACCCTGGCGGACAGCATGTCGTCCTCCACCGCCTTCACCCCGATGCTCGTCCAGGTTGTGAGCGTGGGCGAAAGAACGGGCCGGCTGGCTCCGCTGATCGCCGCGCACGCCGCACATTTGGAAGAAGAAGTCGACGCGCGAATCAAGGCCCTGGTCGGTGTCGTGGAGCCCGTGATGATCGCCCTGATGGGCGGCGTGGTCGGGTTCATTACCGTGTCGATCATCTCACCGATCTACTCCGTTGTACAAAACATAAAGTAATCGCTCAGGTCTGCCGACAATAGCATTAAGGATCCTGGTCCGTTGGGATCGCTGCGAGGTTAGGTACAGAAACATGGCTATACAGTCCAAGTTCAAGGCGTTCACGCTCGTCGAGCTGCTGATCGTCATCATCATCATTGCGGTGCTTGCCGCAATCGCCATTCCCAAGTTCGCAAACTCCGGCGCGAGGAGCAAGGAGTCCGCTCTCAAGTCAAACCTGAAGATGTATCGATCGGCGATCGACCTCTTCAAGACCGACACGGGCTGCTATCCCGCCGCGCTTTCGGACCTTACGGGGACCTCGGCGCCGGCCAAGGGTAAGGACTCGTCAGGGAATGACTACGCGATTACGGCAGCCGACTACAAGGGCCCCTATGTCGAGAGGATTGAGAATGACCCCGTCTCGGGTGCAGCTTTCAACTACTCCACGACCGCGGGAACGGTGGGCAAAGTGACTTCGTCGGCGTCGGGGAACGCCGCAGACGGCACGGCGTACTCCGGCTGGTAATCACCGATTTCGCAAGCCCGACGGAGCTGGACCGTCCACGGAATTCCGTGGACGGTCCTTTTATTTTGGGATCGGCGCTGCCGCTTCTACGCCCAGCGCGAGTGCGGCCACGAGTCTGGCCCTCCCCTCACGCGAGGCCACCCAGGCTTCGTCCTTCGGGTTGGTCAACACGCAGAGCTCCACCAGGATCACGGGGACTTTGGAGAAGATTGAACCTGTCAGAGCGCCCTGCCGCCTGCCGATGGCCGTTTGACGGTCGGTCATCAGTCCCCGATCGGCGTGGAGTCCTCTCAGTTTCTCCGTAAGGGCGGTGTGCAGCTTCTTGGCCAACACGCCGCTTTCCTTTCGCACCTGCTCGGACGGCCCCTTCTGGCCGCCTGCCTTTCCGGCTTCAGCCGGGTAATAGACTCCAATTCCAGACCCTGAGGCCGCATCGCAATGCAGCCTCAGCATCAGGTCCGCCTTGGCGGCATTCGCAAACTCGGCGCGCCGACGGTTCGTGACACTCTCCTGTTCCTTCGATTTGGTCAGGCGCACACGGTAGCCGCGTCCCAGAAGCTCTACACGCAGCTCGTTCGCGACCATCCACGCCACGTGGATTTCGGTGAGCTTTTGGCCGCGCGTGCCGACCCCGTTTTCAGAAGGGTGCCCGGGATCGATGACGATGAGGGGAGATGCGATCATGGCCACAAGGGCCGTGACAGACCACATCAGCGAGCGTCCTCGATGGTCCGGTTGAGGAACCGAAGAATGCCCATCGGCACCAGGTTGGGTTCGACTTTTTCAACCGTTCTGCAATGGGGTGCGAAGGTCGCGGCGAGCCCGCCGGTAGCCAGGACCCGAGGCGCGGCGCTCAGCTCGCCAGACATCGCGATCACTAGGCCGTCCACGGCGTGGGCATGTCCCAGAACCGTCCCGACCTGAAGGCATTCGGCGGTGCTGCGCCCGATCGCGCCGGGCGGGAGTTCCAGGTCGAAGTCTGGAAGCATCGCCGTGTCTCGAAGGAGCGCCTCGGCGGCGGTTCTTGCTCCGGGGAGAATGGCGCCGCCCAGGAATGCCCCGTCGAAAACGTTGATGGTGGTCGCGGTGCCAAAGTCAACGACGATCCAGGGACCCGGTCCCAATTCCAGCGCGCCAAGAACACCGGCAATGCGGTCGGCGCCGAGGGTTTCAGGGGTCTTGTAGCGGATTTGGATGCCACAAGGCGCGGTTCCAGACAACTGCCTAAAGGGGCCATTGGTGATGGAACTCAGGCCTTCCGGCAATGCCAGGTCGGCATCTGGCACGACGGAAGCAAGACCCACCGCCTCAACCTGGCGGCCCTCCAGTGCCAGGTCGAGAATCGCGAGGAGCCTTCCGCTCAACGTGGTTAGGGGGTGAGTCGCCACCGAGCCCGTCCCTAGCCACAAGCCTTTCTGCCAGAGGCCGAACGCCGTGTTGGTGTTGCCGACGTTAATCGCCAAGCGCATAGGTGAGGTCCACCTCGCTGTACACTTCTCCGCCAAGCTCTTCCTTCATCGCGGAGAGAATCGACTGGGCCACGGCGTCTCGAAGCGAGACGTCTTCGGCCTCCACCATCAGACGGATCATCGGCTGGGTCCCGCTTGGGCGCACCACGAGCCTGCCATTCCCTTCGAGCGCCGCCGCGCCGTCCGAAAGCGCCATCGAGACCCGCGGTCCCTGGTCCCAGCCCTCTCTGGATCGGATGGACACGTTGATAAGCACCTGGGGCCAAGGGTCGTATTCCGCACAGAAGCTCGATGCCGAACGTCCTTCTCTTCGCAAGACGCGCAGCAGCTCGATCGCCGAGATCAGCCCGTCGCCCGTAGGGCCGAATTCGGGGAAGATCAGGTGCCCGCTTTGCTCGCCGCCAACCCGCGCCCCCGTCGCGCGCAGGCGTTCGGCCACATATTTGTCGCCCACGGGTGTCCGCTCCAGCTTGATGCCCAGCCCAGACAAGAAGTGCTCGAACCCGCCGTTGCTCATGACGGTGCCCACGGCGATGGCTGGGCTGAGCTCTCCGTTACGCTTCCAGTGTTCGCACCAGATCGCCATGGTTCGGTCGCCGTTAATCAGGGTGCCCTTCTCGTCGCTGAAGATGGCTCGGTCGGCGTCGCCGTCGAACGCGATCCCGATGTCCGCGCGGCTCGCCACGGTGAAATCGCAGATCGTGTTGGGCTTGGTCGCGCCGCCCCCTGCGTTGATGTTCAAACCGTTCGGCTCAGCTCCGGTCAGCAGCACCTCGGCCCCGAGCGACCGGAACACGTGAGGCGCGATCGCACATGCAGCCCCGTGCGCCGCGTCGATGGCGATCTTCATGCCATCGAGGCGCTCGGGCAGCAACCCGATGAGATAGGCCTCATAGGAAGCAAGGGGGGAGGCGTCCTGGCTCAGTTCGCCGATCCCCGCGCCCGATGGCCTTGCGTCCGCTGGACCTTCCATCAGGCCTTCGATGGCGAGTTCTTGGGCGTCGGTCAGCTTTCGCCCATCATGGCCCAGGAGCTTGATCCCGTTGTCAGGCGCCGGGTTGTGGCTGGCGGAGATCACAGCGCCGAGCCCGAAATCGAACGTTCGAGCCACGTAGGACACCGCCGGCGTCGGCGCCACCCCGATGTCGTCCACGTCGACCCCCACGCTGCAGAATCCCGCGGCAAGCGATGCGGAGAGCATCGGCCCGCTTCTGCGCGTGTCCCGGCCGAGGACGACCTTCGGAGTCATTCCCGACCCAACCAAGAACCGCCCCGACGCCTGTCCGAGCTTGAACGCGAGTTCGGGAGTGAGGCTGACGTTGGCGACCCCGCGAATGCCGTCGGTGCCAAAGTGCTTGCGGCTCATGGGCCTTTGGCGACCTTGACCTTTGAGGGCCGAATCACCGTTTCGGCGAGCTGATAGCCCGGTGAGAGCTCCAGCAAGATCGTGCCCTCAGGGTGCTCCTCGGTCTCCTCGGCCACCACCGCCTCGTGAAGATTGGGATCGAAGAGCACGCCTTCAGTGGCGATGCGCTTGAAGTCGCGGGTCTCCAGCACGGTGCGCAGCTGCCTGTCCACTAAAGACACCCCCTCGATCAGGGCCTCAAGGCTGGCGCCCGTCTTTGCTGCAGCCAACGTTCGCTCGAAGTTGTCGAGCACCGGCAGGAGGTCCCGAATCAGGTCTTCGTTGGCGACCTTGGCAAACGCTTCCTTCTCCGCCATCAGGCGCCGCCGCTGGGTCTGCATTTCCGCCATCGCGCGCAGGAGCTGGTCCTTCGCCAGGTCCCGCTCCTCGGTCAGCTTGGCCATCACCTGGTACATCGTGTCGAGGGCGGCCTGGTTGGGGTCCTGGGGTTCGCCGTTTTCAAATTCCTGGGGCGCATCGACGGGCCCGACGGGCTCCGTTGCGCTCTTTTCGTGGTGGTGTGAGCGTCCTTCTGCTCGACCTCTTGACAAGCCAAAATCTCCTTTGGATAGGGTTTGAAAACGCGGAGATTGTACCCGCGCAGGGAGCGGCTTAAGGGGCCAGAAAGGGCTTTAGGGCGCTCCTCCGGGGAGGGCCGAGACCGGTGTAGCCCAGGCCTCCCTCATGGGTATCGAGGCTTGCCAACTGGAGTCCCAGAGCGCCAAGACGGCTTGCTTACCGTTTTTGCTGGAGTCAAACGAGAACAAGGGGTTGCCGAGGTGTGCGCGTCGGCTCAAGTCAAAATCGAGGCGAAAAACGCTATGGCGGCTTGCCCCGCCTCGGCCACGGCCATCTCGCCCTCGCACCCGGGCAACTCCCGAACCGAGGAACCCGCTCCGAGCTTGAGCGCCCGAATCGTCGGGTCCAAGCCCGAGTCCTCCATTCCGACGGCCACGAAAATCCCCGGGACCGAAGGAATCGAGACGCTGCGGGGCAACCTAGGTGATATCAGCGCGAGCCCCGACGCCCTTCGCGAGGATTGCGAATCCCCTACGAAGCTCCTCAAAGCAGACGCTGCCCCCGCCCCGTGGCCGATCGAGTAGATCTCCGAAAGGTCCAGTCCTCGCACCTTGCTGAGCCAGTCTGTGGCGGCCTGGAACGCCTTTGCGCCACTCCGAATCGCCACAAACACCCATCCGCGATCGAGGCATTCCTTGACGATGCCGCCCTGCCCATAGGCGTTGAACCACCGGTCCTCGAAGCCGTCCTTTCCCGCCCAAGCGAGCACCACGCGCGCCGGCTGCCGCGCCTGCACCCTTGAGACCAGCTCTTTCGGGAACGCCACGCGGAAGGTACATCCCATGTGGTCAACAAAACCGATCTGCTCAAGTTCGGAGAGCCTGGCTCTGCCTTCCTCCAGGCGCTCCGCCGTGAAGAGCCAATCGATATACGGCGGTTCGGTCCACTCCCTCTGCGCCGAAGCCATTCCCTGCTCCATGCGCCTGCCAAGAGCTCGCGAGAGAGGGTTCTTCATCTTGGCAAGGGCTGTGACTCTTTCCTTGAACCGCTTGACGATGGAAACGTAGGCGCTCTCCGGGCTCTCTCCAAGGCGCACCGGAAGCAGGTACCCCGACTCCGGGTGCAACTTGAGCTCGGGGTTCGTGGATTGAAGGTCCACGAGAAGGTTCAGGGACCGGCCAGGCACGAGACTTACGCGGCGGTTCGCCACCCGAAGTTCGACCGGTTGGACCTGGGCGGGCGTATAGGCCCAGCCCGCGCTCAGATTGGCCTTCGCGCCTGGGCTTGACCACGCCGGCGCGAACCGCACGGTCACGGCATCGCTGGGCCGAATCTCGCGCCCTTCGAGCATCGCCACCGAAAGGTCCAGCGCCTGGCAGCCTTCCGCGAACTTACCCGTGTCGGCATATCCCATCGCACGCCGGATCTCAGGGACCGCCCTCAACCGCCGTTCGGGATCGACGCAAAGGGTCCAGGCGACGTCGAGCTCCTGATAGCGCTCGCCAAAGTCGAAGCGAGACGCTTGGGGTCCGGTCTGCCAGGAGATGACCAGCGTCGCGAGGGCCACAAGCATGGGGTGAGATTACCCAGTGGCAAGTTGTGGAGCGAAGCGCAGATGTGCGGCGATGCAGGGATGAAGGAACCGAGGGACAAAGGGGCCGAGGGACACAGGGACATAGGGACAAAAGGGACATAGGGACAAGGGGCCCCCCTCACCTTCTCACCTTCTCACCTTCTCACCCTCTCACCCGCTCAGCACCACCACGGCCCTCAGGTCCTTGACAGCGAGCACGACGTCGTCCTCGACGCGCGGCTCCAGGTCGAACCCGTACTTGCGGAACGTCGCCTGCATCGCGACGTTGTCGGGGGTGGTCTCGGCGACCAGCCGCTTCACACCCCACGCACGCGCGATCTCCTCAATATAGGTTGTGAACTGGCCGCCCAGCCCCTTGCCCTGCCACTCGTCCACCACAAACGCCGCGTACTCTGCCGACACCATGTCGGGGTCCGCGACCATCCGCCCGACACCGATCATCTCTCGGCTCTCGTCACCCTCCACTTCGGCAATGATCGCCATCTCGCGGTCGTAGTCGATGTAGCAATAGCGCGCGGCCATCTCGTGGGTGGTTCCCTTGAAAAGGTGCCTGAACCGGAACCGTAGCGATTCCTGGCTCGCCTTGGCCAGCATGTCGTGCCACATTGGTTCATCTTCGGGCTTGATCGGCCGCAAGAGCACCGGCGTGCCGTCTTTCAGCTTGATGCGGCGGATCCATTCGTCAGGATAGGGCGAAATTGCCAGGTGGCTATGCCTGCCAACGGCCTTCCCCACCAGTTCGCGGTCGATGACGACCCGGGCGTCGAGAGCGATCACGCCCTCAGGCGTTGCGACCAGCGGGTTGATGTCAATCTCCTTGATCTCAGGGTAGTCGGCGATCAAGTAAGAGAACCGCATCAGCGTCTCGATCAAGCGGTCCATGTTCACGCCGGGCCTTCCCCGATAGCCGCAAAGCAGCGGGTAGGACTTCAGGCTCTCGAGCATCCGCCGCGCCAGGCTCTCGTTGAGCGGTGGGAGCCCCAGCGCCTTGTCCTTGAACACTTCGGCGGCAACCCCGCCGGTACCCACCATAATCACAGCACCGAAAGTCGGGTCCTTCTTAGCGCCCAGGATCAGCTCGTAGCCATCTTTCGACTTCACCATCGCCTGAACGGTCACGCCCTGGACGTCGGCTTCGGGGCGAGCGGCCTTAGCTCGTTGGACGATCTGATCGAACGCTTCGCGCACTTCCGCCTCCGATTTCAAGTTCAGGACCACGCCGCCTACGTCGGTTTTGTGGGTGATCTGCGGGCTCAGCACCTTGAGCACCACCGGAAACCCGACTCGGCGGGCCGCGTCGGAGGCTTCATCGGCGCTTCGCGCCGCCACGGGCCTCGTGACAGGGATCTCATAGGCCTCGAGAAGCGCCTTCGAGACGGTCTCCGTCAGGATTTCCTCGCCGTCCATGAGGATGATGTCGAAGAGGTCCCGCAGGCGGCGCCTGTCGAGAGCGAAGTCCATCGGGATGTCTCGCGGTGTTTCGTGCAGGATCTCCTGGTTGCGCCCATACGAATAAAGATTCATGAACGCCCGCACACCCGCTTCAGGGGTGGAATAGGTTGGCACGCCCGCCTGGTTCAGAAGCTGAATGCCCCCGGCCATCATGTTGCCGCCCATCCACGCCGCGAGCACGGGCTTCTTGGCATCGGCTGTGAGAGTCGCGAGTGCCTGGGCTGTCTTGGTTGGGTCGGTCACCGCTTGCGGCGCTAAAATCGCCAGAACCGCGTCGACTCCGGAATCGTGCAGAGCCAACTTCGCGGCCTCGGCGAAGCGCTCCGGTCCCGAATCTCCCAAGACGTCGACCGGATTGCCATGCGACCACGCCGAAGGGAGCACTGCATCCAGCGCTTCGATGGTGCTTGGATGGAGCTCCGCAAGCTGCCCGTTCAGCGAGAGAAGCATGTCGGTGGCCATCACGCCGGGTCCGCCCGCGTTGGTGACGATGGCAAGATTGGGCCCACGCACCTGCTTTCTTCGGCCCAGAAGCTCGGCGCAATCGAAGATGTCGGCGATATCGAAAACTCGCACGATGCCGGCTCGCTGGAATGCCGCGTCGAACACGCTGTCCTCACCCGCCATCGCGCCGGTATGCGAGGCTGCGGCCTTGGCGCTCTCTGCAAAGCGACCTGCCTTATAGGCGACGATCGGGCGGTTTCGCGCATAGCCTCGGGCGGCGCTCATGAAACTGCGTGCGTCGCCTAAGGACTCGATGTACATGATCGCCGAATGGTTGTGCCTATCATCGGCGAAATAGTCGATCAGGTCGCCGAAACCCACGTCCAGCGCGTTGCCGAGACTCACGAAGTGCGAAAACCCGATCCCTTCGGCGATGGCCCAGTCGAGTACGGACGTGCAGAGCGCGCCGGACTGTGAGACGAAACCGATGTGCCCCTCGCGCGGGTTTCCGGCGGCAAAGCTTGCGTTTAATTTGGAGTGCGGGACGATGATGCCGAGGCAGTTCGGTCCGATGATCCGCATTCCGGGAAACTCCTCCCATGCCGCACGGAGCTCGGCCTCCAGGTCCCGGCCATGCGCCCCGACCTCCCGGAATCCGGCGGAAATGATGATCACGCCGAGGATGCCGGCATTGCCGCACTCGCGGACCAGTTCGGGTACGCCGGCAGCGGGTGTGGCGATGATCGCGAGATCGGGCACCCGAGGCAGCGAACCCACGGAAGGATAGGCCTGGCTGCCCTGAACCGACTCGCGCTTCGGGTTCACTGGGTACACGACCCCCTGGAAGCCGGCGCTGATGAGGTTCCTGAGTAGGGCGTAGCCGACAGTGTTGGGCTTATCGGTCGCACCAATGACGGCGATTCGCTGGGGTTTGAAGATTCGGTCGAGGTTTAAGATGCTCACGGGCGGTCCTACTTGCCTCGCCCGATTTGCCTCGGATCGAGGCCCCTTTGGTTCATTTTTGGGCCGTCTGGCTTGGGTAGCCAGGGCCCCATGGTCCGCCTGCGGGGTGCGTTGGGTTGAGGCGGATGCGCCTTGCGCCACTTCGGTGTGTGGTGGGCCGAGCGCCTTGCCCACTGGAGTCTATGATACCTGGTCTGGGGGTTCCACAACTCGGCGAATCAACGTCCGCTCGACTTCCATTGCCGGCTCTTTGCGCTTCCAGTGGTCCCCTTTGCGTCCTATGTGTGAAATCCGGCTTTCATGCCCTCTCGCTGAGTCCACAAAGCAGACGCAAAGACGAAGAAGGGAACGGAGACTGTTCATGCATGGCCCGATCACCGCTTCAGCCGGGGCATCTCGCGAAGCTGCTTTTCGAGCTCGGCATACATCTCACCCACCCAAGCCGCCTCCTTCGGGATCCGAAAGCCAGGCTGCTTTCGAAAGTCCACGGGGCATACCAGGATGTCGCGCTTTCCCTGTGGCACCTCTTTCGCCATCGCGAAGACCTGCTCGATCGGCTTATCTCCAATGGCGATGCACCCGATCGAGACGTTGCTCCCGTGCAGGTAGATATCGCTCCCTATGTCCTTTCTTGGCACCTTTGAGTTGGCGATATCGGTGGCGTTGGGATAGTCCAGCTTGATCGAGAGGTGGTAGGCGCTCTGGGGGTTCAGCGTGGTCAGCGCGTAGAGCCCTTCCGGGACCTGCTTGTCTCCCTCCCTGCGTTTGGGGCCCAGTTTCCCGCTCGCCGCAAGAATCGGGTACGTGGTGAGATGGGTCCACGTACCATTCTCTCCGCCGACCCAGACCTCGAGTTCTCGCTCCTGCTTGAACGCAACCAGTCGAAACCGCTTGGGGGGCCAAGCGATGCCTGCAGCGGCCGCCAGCGGCTTGAGTTCTGTTGCTTGCGCCGTAGCTGCTGGACCGGAGGCTTCGGCTGCCCGATGCCGAGCCCACTTCAGG is a window encoding:
- a CDS encoding type II secretion system F family protein, whose translation is MQAYRYKGVDLSGAKVSGEIQAASMEEAERKLAAKDVTIIAVFPLTLRSKGTSEAPKPGEKPAKKAKEAEVAAALRDLAVMSETGVPFVEALEAVAASSSSPIIREGFHKLRLDIVQGAGLADAMRNVQGLFPDIVCELVQVAEEGGRLDRALHSASSYVERSAELRRKVMNAMLYPVVLTGISFLAMVVLFCFVLPKFGGIFKSMKADVPATTTFLLGVGEYLRSHPLFVLGGLVAVFFAVRTVMKTPAGKATLSRMILKAPLIGDLSRKLALSRSFQSIGTLLSCNVSLMSALEHGARVSGNAMISNALTSVRDSVEHGATLADSMSSSTAFTPMLVQVVSVGERTGRLAPLIAAHAAHLEEEVDARIKALVGVVEPVMIALMGGVVGFITVSIISPIYSVVQNIK
- a CDS encoding N-acetylmuramoyl-L-alanine amidase — its product is MWSVTALVAMIASPLIVIDPGHPSENGVGTRGQKLTEIHVAWMVANELRVELLGRGYRVRLTKSKEQESVTNRRRAEFANAAKADLMLRLHCDAASGSGIGVYYPAEAGKAGGQKGPSEQVRKESGVLAKKLHTALTEKLRGLHADRGLMTDRQTAIGRRQGALTGSIFSKVPVILVELCVLTNPKDEAWVASREGRARLVAALALGVEAAAPIPK
- the tadA gene encoding Flp pilus assembly complex ATPase component TadA, whose protein sequence is MNLDRSIGDIFVEEGYVSRDELEDILRSRTDTTEPLGSLLVRLGKVTEKQKLKCLGLQMGIPFLDLARMDLDSHVARRIPHAVALRLLSIPIELTEVAATIAMVNPLDLSAIDELTAALQVDVDPVLCTEEDVRDAIYRSYGAYDDLGEIIGEAIRGVESEGVKISGAGAEDEDEDDKVNVIELKEVVEGAPVVKLANALMTRAITMRASDIHIEPFQRRVRVRFRVDGLLQEVMSVPKDLQYALASRIKIIAGLDIAERRMPQDGRFTLIASGASFDFRVSTYPCSYGENVVIRILDKSAALLDINKLGIADTALKTFVRRIEEPQGCVLVSGPTGSGKTTTLYAGVNHLNAIHRNIITIEDPVEYQIDGTVQGNVNPKAGVTFATGLRSILRQDPDVILVGEIRDAETASIAVEASLTGHLVLSSIHANDSAASLTRLADMGVEPFLMASSVTCSVAQRLVRMVCPKCREKYKPSPEAIARLGLPMDATYARGRGCEACSKTGFRGRLGIYEVMDMTPPIRKLLLSGAHATEVRELATKEGMQTLREDAANKILEGLTTIEEVIRGTAEA
- the glmM gene encoding phosphoglucosamine mutase — encoded protein: MSRKHFGTDGIRGVANVSLTPELAFKLGQASGRFLVGSGMTPKVVLGRDTRRSGPMLSASLAAGFCSVGVDVDDIGVAPTPAVSYVARTFDFGLGAVISASHNPAPDNGIKLLGHDGRKLTDAQELAIEGLMEGPADARPSGAGIGELSQDASPLASYEAYLIGLLPERLDGMKIAIDAAHGAACAIAPHVFRSLGAEVLLTGAEPNGLNINAGGGATKPNTICDFTVASRADIGIAFDGDADRAIFSDEKGTLINGDRTMAIWCEHWKRNGELSPAIAVGTVMSNGGFEHFLSGLGIKLERTPVGDKYVAERLRATGARVGGEQSGHLIFPEFGPTGDGLISAIELLRVLRREGRSASSFCAEYDPWPQVLINVSIRSREGWDQGPRVSMALSDGAAALEGNGRLVVRPSGTQPMIRLMVEAEDVSLRDAVAQSILSAMKEELGGEVYSEVDLTYALGD
- a CDS encoding prepilin-type N-terminal cleavage/methylation domain-containing protein — its product is MAIQSKFKAFTLVELLIVIIIIAVLAAIAIPKFANSGARSKESALKSNLKMYRSAIDLFKTDTGCYPAALSDLTGTSAPAKGKDSSGNDYAITAADYKGPYVERIENDPVSGAAFNYSTTAGTVGKVTSSASGNAADGTAYSGW
- a CDS encoding type III pantothenate kinase — encoded protein: MRLAINVGNTNTAFGLWQKGLWLGTGSVATHPLTTLSGRLLAILDLALEGRQVEAVGLASVVPDADLALPEGLSSITNGPFRQLSGTAPCGIQIRYKTPETLGADRIAGVLGALELGPGPWIVVDFGTATTINVFDGAFLGGAILPGARTAAEALLRDTAMLPDFDLELPPGAIGRSTAECLQVGTVLGHAHAVDGLVIAMSGELSAAPRVLATGGLAATFAPHCRTVEKVEPNLVPMGILRFLNRTIEDAR
- a CDS encoding nucleotide exchange factor GrpE, producing the protein MSRGRAEGRSHHHEKSATEPVGPVDAPQEFENGEPQDPNQAALDTMYQVMAKLTEERDLAKDQLLRAMAEMQTQRRRLMAEKEAFAKVANEDLIRDLLPVLDNFERTLAAAKTGASLEALIEGVSLVDRQLRTVLETRDFKRIATEGVLFDPNLHEAVVAEETEEHPEGTILLELSPGYQLAETVIRPSKVKVAKGP